One Citricoccus sp. K5 DNA window includes the following coding sequences:
- a CDS encoding MarR family winged helix-turn-helix transcriptional regulator: MSAAERRAWLTLVATHMQLMPTLEADLQVEGTVSFFEYQVLAMLSESGEALPMSELAARTNSSLSRLSHVARKLEGRGLMRRSPSSEDARVTMAVITDEGMAEIVRLAPHHVASVRARLLDSLDDRDLADLGRIGSKILAHLDPEHWVFRDPALVNDKPRPA, from the coding sequence CTGTCCGCCGCGGAACGCCGGGCCTGGCTCACCCTCGTGGCCACCCACATGCAGCTCATGCCGACCCTGGAGGCAGACCTGCAGGTGGAGGGCACTGTCAGCTTCTTCGAGTACCAGGTGCTGGCCATGCTCTCGGAGAGCGGCGAGGCGTTGCCGATGAGTGAGCTGGCCGCCCGCACGAACTCCTCCCTGTCACGGTTGTCCCATGTGGCCCGCAAGCTTGAAGGCCGTGGCCTGATGCGGCGCAGCCCCTCGAGCGAGGATGCGCGCGTCACGATGGCCGTCATCACGGACGAGGGGATGGCCGAGATCGTCCGCCTGGCCCCCCACCACGTGGCCAGCGTGCGCGCGCGGTTGCTGGACAGCCTGGATGACCGCGACCTGGCGGACCTGGGCCGGATCGGCTCCAAGATCCTCGCGCATCTGGACCCGGAGCACTGGGTCTTCCGGGATCCGGCGCTGGTGAATGACAAGCCCCGGCCCGCCTGA
- a CDS encoding DUF6328 family protein, with product MSRAAHGPEPAGERHSPAPAGEGASPEAALRHETPAEKLDRNWSDLLQELRVMQTGTQIVTAFLMTLPFQARFAEVASHLQGWYLALLVTAVLLTVLMLLPVVIHRRFFGRLVKDRTVALGDRVVRICLAGMGLLLAGCVAFIAHVLVATDVAWWITGATALVIAVLMGVLPPLLRPGTPPESRTDD from the coding sequence GTGAGCCGCGCGGCGCACGGCCCCGAGCCGGCCGGCGAGCGGCACTCCCCGGCGCCGGCCGGTGAGGGCGCATCCCCGGAGGCGGCCCTCCGGCATGAGACGCCGGCGGAGAAGCTGGACCGCAACTGGAGCGACCTGCTCCAGGAGCTGCGGGTGATGCAGACCGGGACGCAGATCGTCACGGCGTTCCTGATGACGTTGCCGTTCCAGGCCCGGTTCGCCGAGGTGGCCAGCCATCTCCAGGGGTGGTACCTGGCGCTGCTGGTGACGGCGGTGCTGTTGACCGTCCTGATGCTGCTGCCCGTGGTGATCCACCGACGCTTCTTCGGCCGGCTCGTCAAGGACCGCACCGTGGCGCTCGGAGACCGCGTGGTGCGGATCTGCCTGGCCGGGATGGGGCTGCTGCTGGCCGGCTGCGTGGCGTTCATCGCCCACGTCCTGGTGGCCACGGACGTGGCCTGGTGGATCACCGGTGCCACCGCCCTCGTGATCGCGGTGCTGATGGGGGTGCTCCCGCCGCTGCTGCGCCCCGGGACGCCTCCAGAATCCCGAACTGATGACTGA
- a CDS encoding aspartate aminotransferase family protein, which produces MTIQPVSPDPTISEDLLAAGRKAYDLDREHVFHSWSAQRSITPMTIVKTEGPYVWDGQGHRLIDFSCQLINTNIGHSHPKVVAAIQEQAADIATINPAHVNAARSEAARLVADLTPGDLNHVFFTNAGADAVEHAVRMARVHTGRPKVLSAYRAYHGGTDLAFALTADPRRNPVDKATAGVAHFMPAYPYRSYFHATTEQEESERALAHLEQTILLEGPQSIAAVILESVPGTAGIYVPPAGYLQGVRELTRKYGILFIADEVMVGFGRTGEWFAVNHWGVEPDLLAFAKGVNSGYVPLGGVALSDAVYETFAETPYPGGLTYSGHPLACAAAVATLNAMQDEGMVANVARLGEEIIGPRLREILEAHPSVGDVRGLGAFWAVELVKNRETKEPMAAYGGSSPEMNELVAECKRLGLLPFQNMNRIHVAPPLNAPDEVVRHGLDILDQALAVTDRYVTG; this is translated from the coding sequence ATGACCATTCAGCCCGTGTCCCCTGACCCGACCATCAGCGAAGACCTGCTGGCCGCCGGCCGCAAGGCCTACGACCTCGACCGCGAGCATGTGTTCCACTCGTGGAGCGCCCAGCGGTCCATCACGCCCATGACGATCGTCAAGACCGAGGGCCCCTATGTCTGGGACGGGCAGGGCCACCGTCTCATCGACTTCTCCTGCCAGCTGATCAACACGAACATCGGCCACTCCCACCCGAAGGTCGTGGCCGCCATCCAGGAGCAGGCCGCGGACATCGCCACCATCAACCCTGCCCACGTCAACGCCGCCCGGTCCGAGGCGGCCCGGCTCGTGGCGGACCTGACACCCGGGGACCTGAACCACGTGTTCTTCACGAACGCAGGAGCGGACGCCGTGGAGCACGCCGTGCGGATGGCCCGGGTCCACACGGGCCGGCCCAAGGTACTGTCCGCCTACCGCGCGTACCACGGAGGCACGGACCTGGCCTTCGCCCTGACCGCCGACCCCCGGCGGAATCCCGTCGACAAGGCGACGGCCGGCGTCGCCCATTTCATGCCCGCCTATCCGTACCGCAGTTATTTCCATGCGACCACCGAGCAGGAGGAGTCCGAGCGCGCACTGGCGCATCTGGAGCAGACCATCCTGCTCGAGGGGCCGCAGTCGATCGCGGCGGTGATCCTTGAGTCCGTCCCCGGCACGGCTGGGATCTACGTGCCGCCGGCAGGATATCTGCAGGGGGTGCGGGAGCTGACCCGCAAGTACGGCATCCTGTTCATCGCGGACGAGGTCATGGTGGGCTTCGGCCGCACCGGCGAATGGTTCGCGGTCAACCACTGGGGTGTGGAGCCGGACCTGCTGGCCTTCGCCAAGGGCGTGAACTCCGGCTACGTGCCACTCGGCGGGGTCGCCCTCTCGGACGCGGTCTACGAGACCTTCGCCGAGACGCCCTACCCGGGCGGGCTGACGTACTCCGGCCACCCGTTGGCGTGTGCCGCGGCCGTGGCCACGTTGAACGCGATGCAGGACGAGGGCATGGTGGCCAACGTGGCCCGGCTGGGCGAGGAGATCATCGGGCCGCGCCTGCGGGAGATCCTCGAAGCGCACCCCTCCGTGGGAGATGTCCGTGGCCTGGGCGCCTTCTGGGCCGTGGAGCTGGTGAAGAACCGTGAGACCAAGGAGCCCATGGCCGCCTATGGCGGTTCCTCCCCCGAGATGAACGAGCTCGTGGCCGAGTGCAAGAGGCTGGGGCTCCTGCCGTTCCAGAACATGAACCGCATCCACGTGGCCCCGCCCCTGAACGCCCCGGACGAGGTGGTGCGCCACGGACTGGACATCCTGGACCAGGCCCTGGCGGTCACCGACCGGTACGTCACCGGCTGA
- the rpmB gene encoding 50S ribosomal protein L28 produces MAANCQVTGAGPGFGHSISHSHRRTKRRFDPNIQKKTYWVPSLRRNVTLTLSAKGIKTIDVRGIDAVIADLLAKGVKL; encoded by the coding sequence ATGGCAGCAAACTGCCAGGTAACCGGGGCTGGGCCAGGTTTCGGCCACAGCATTTCCCACTCGCACCGTCGCACCAAGCGCCGGTTCGACCCGAACATCCAGAAGAAGACCTACTGGGTTCCGTCCCTGCGCCGCAACGTGACGCTGACCCTGTCCGCCAAGGGCATCAAGACCATTGACGTGCGCGGTATCGACGCCGTCATCGCCGATCTGCTCGCCAAGGGAGTGAAGCTCTGA